In a single window of the uncultured Desulfovibrio sp. genome:
- a CDS encoding PEP/pyruvate-binding domain-containing protein, which translates to MSLSRLLGFLTRGARRGDEAVSSSSVSAAEEAQRFFALRHHSFRLFLTAWNAFQETMTDLEYTLCCDHPFGLYRVRALCTSMATQVFQCIKQLERLDPAPCPALYARFGELQKLVAEEVYEPEACLLGPLVVPLCQDDAGCLATLHSEGRVLVDPATARLEKLRPIFPGAVPQGFVVTAAGCQHYFQSGDLQSEINRCIQAAGGLAPNHLARLSKKLGALVEGTPLPEDLAAAILEQVQRLRGLCSKPMQLLLRGRVWPPAAGEGEGCGVVLWGPPVSLQAHDDDILRAVRVTLSSKQRAQALVYRRARGLTEGGAGVCLTCMAVDEGCFGGIAQSSAPLTPHSENVHVFGCAGLPQEVEYSTLPVDAISVSRAAPHTVTDRRPYKAKRPVLDDATAIRAAELALAVEEAAGRPEVLTWVCNPEGRVFMLMARPMSLPQEEKTALPEPARALDDALLLEGGFTVNPGRVSGPAWVARRWEDARRFPTGGILVVSDDNYIWGSLIDRAAGIVAERGFQGSRLASLAREFGKPAVFGLKWATEVVESDQRITLCADLCTVYENRQDSLLPKVPPGKDYMPGSPVYQILQTASRRILPLTLEVDSVDFKAANCATYHDIVRYCHEKAVSAMFSLGSEKKYAPQRIKQLRDKVVKQFWVVNLSDGFVRTPTGPVIDVEDIASLPMLALWQGMNAHPWQGPPPVDGKGFLSVLFEATANPNLDPAAQTAYFTEKNYFLISSDYCSLHSRFGFHFVSVEARLSERTSENYLNFQLRGGAADIERRILRVRFVADILWEFGFSPVVRNDAVSATLKDMDKEEGERLLAVAGYMTIHTRQLDMIMQDPGQVAARRKEMLAHCRALFRGESLAGVVDSPSQEAR; encoded by the coding sequence ATGTCCCTGAGCCGTCTGTTGGGCTTTTTAACGCGAGGCGCCCGCCGGGGCGACGAAGCCGTTTCCTCTTCTTCCGTCAGTGCGGCGGAGGAGGCCCAACGCTTTTTTGCCTTGCGGCACCACTCCTTCCGCCTGTTTCTTACGGCATGGAACGCCTTTCAGGAAACCATGACCGATCTGGAATACACGCTTTGCTGCGATCATCCCTTTGGCCTGTATCGTGTGCGGGCGCTCTGCACCTCTATGGCCACCCAGGTTTTTCAGTGCATCAAGCAGCTTGAGCGGCTTGATCCCGCGCCTTGCCCGGCCCTTTACGCCCGCTTTGGTGAACTGCAAAAGCTGGTGGCGGAAGAAGTATACGAGCCGGAAGCCTGCCTGCTCGGGCCGCTAGTTGTTCCCCTGTGCCAGGACGATGCCGGATGTCTGGCAACCCTGCACAGCGAGGGGCGGGTGCTGGTGGACCCGGCAACCGCCCGGCTTGAAAAACTGCGCCCCATTTTTCCCGGTGCCGTGCCACAGGGCTTTGTGGTCACGGCGGCGGGGTGTCAGCACTATTTTCAGAGCGGCGACCTGCAAAGCGAGATCAACCGCTGCATTCAGGCTGCTGGCGGCCTGGCCCCCAACCATCTGGCGCGGCTTTCCAAAAAGCTGGGCGCGCTGGTGGAGGGAACCCCCCTGCCGGAAGACCTTGCCGCAGCTATCCTTGAGCAGGTACAGCGTTTACGCGGCCTTTGCAGCAAGCCCATGCAGCTTTTGCTGCGAGGGCGCGTATGGCCGCCTGCCGCGGGCGAGGGCGAAGGCTGCGGCGTTGTACTTTGGGGGCCGCCTGTTTCGTTGCAGGCGCATGACGATGATATTTTGCGTGCGGTGCGCGTAACCCTGTCCAGCAAGCAGCGCGCTCAGGCTCTGGTTTACCGCCGTGCGCGCGGGCTGACAGAAGGAGGGGCTGGCGTCTGCCTCACCTGTATGGCGGTGGATGAGGGCTGTTTTGGCGGCATTGCCCAGTCATCCGCGCCATTGACCCCGCACAGCGAGAACGTGCACGTCTTTGGGTGCGCGGGGCTGCCGCAGGAGGTGGAGTATTCCACCTTGCCGGTGGACGCCATAAGTGTTTCGCGCGCGGCGCCGCACACGGTGACAGACCGCCGTCCTTATAAAGCCAAGCGTCCGGTGCTGGACGATGCCACCGCCATACGCGCCGCAGAGCTTGCCCTCGCAGTGGAAGAAGCCGCCGGAAGGCCCGAGGTGCTCACCTGGGTGTGCAACCCGGAGGGGCGGGTTTTTATGCTTATGGCGCGCCCCATGTCCTTGCCGCAGGAGGAAAAAACCGCCTTGCCGGAACCAGCCAGGGCGCTGGATGATGCCCTGCTGCTGGAAGGGGGATTTACGGTCAATCCGGGCCGCGTATCCGGCCCTGCCTGGGTGGCCCGCCGTTGGGAAGACGCGCGCAGGTTCCCCACCGGCGGCATCCTTGTGGTGTCAGATGACAATTACATTTGGGGTTCGCTCATTGACCGCGCTGCCGGGATTGTGGCGGAGCGCGGTTTTCAGGGATCACGGCTGGCTTCGCTGGCGCGGGAGTTCGGCAAGCCCGCCGTCTTTGGCCTCAAATGGGCCACGGAAGTGGTAGAAAGTGATCAGCGCATCACCCTTTGCGCAGACCTGTGCACCGTGTACGAAAACCGGCAGGATTCCCTGTTGCCCAAAGTACCCCCAGGCAAGGACTACATGCCCGGCAGCCCCGTATACCAGATTTTGCAAACCGCCTCCCGCCGCATTCTGCCCCTGACGCTCGAGGTGGACAGCGTGGACTTCAAGGCGGCCAACTGCGCCACCTATCACGACATTGTGCGCTATTGCCACGAAAAGGCCGTGAGCGCCATGTTCAGCCTTGGCTCGGAAAAAAAGTACGCGCCGCAGCGCATCAAGCAACTGCGCGACAAAGTGGTCAAGCAGTTCTGGGTGGTCAACCTCAGTGATGGCTTTGTGCGTACCCCCACCGGGCCTGTCATTGACGTGGAAGACATTGCCTCCCTGCCCATGCTGGCCTTGTGGCAGGGCATGAACGCCCACCCCTGGCAGGGGCCGCCACCTGTGGATGGCAAGGGTTTTCTTTCTGTGCTTTTTGAGGCCACAGCCAATCCCAATCTGGATCCTGCGGCGCAGACGGCGTATTTCACTGAAAAAAATTATTTTCTTATCTCCAGCGATTATTGCAGCCTGCATTCCCGCTTTGGCTTCCATTTTGTTTCGGTTGAGGCGCGTCTTTCGGAGCGCACCAGCGAGAACTATCTGAATTTCCAGTTGCGCGGCGGTGCTGCCGACATTGAGCGCCGTATTCTTCGGGTGCGCTTTGTGGCCGATATCCTTTGGGAATTCGGTTTTTCACCAGTGGTGCGCAACGATGCCGTGAGCGCCACGCTCAAGGATATGGACAAGGAAGAAGGCGAACGCCTGCTGGCAGTGGCAGGGTATATGACCATCCACACCCGCCAGCTTGATATGATCATGCAGGACCCTGGGCAGGTTGCGGCCCGCCGCAAGGAAATGCTGGCCCACTGCCGGGCGCTTTTCAGGGGAGAATCCCTGGCTGGCGTTGTTGATTCTCCATCCCAGGAGGCCCGTTAA
- a CDS encoding sensor histidine kinase, which yields MSSTVPASHRGYRAIYRRLLITLLLMALTPLVALGIFCLDRLSAIYDEKITAGIEAVISSKHRALDTFMVERIAQVKNLAFTHPYSDLSNSARLSEIFSVMQSNSRSFVDLGIIGMDGRHVSYVGPFDLRDANYSEAPWFSEVLRKGVYVSNVFMGYRHVPHFIIAVLRHEGGRTYIMRATIDMDAIDALLRRIYSGPHSDAFIVSNTGVLQTSSRFYGPIMGNFTPPQEDLTRNNVVTMRTVIPSGEEMVVAMMRLDSMPWVLVVMDDVRDSLKPLRQLKALILFFTLLGGALTCMGAELCTRRLVASLEASDQKQAHIDARMLQSSKMAALGKMAAGVAHEVNNPLMLIQENAGWIRDLLDDEDPSTMKNYKEIFDSTEKIEQHVKRAKGITQRMLGFGRRMNPGRTEILISSLADQAVEMLKTEAANRNIAIVRQYDAHVPVILSDPAQLEQIFINVIDNAIDAMGKNGTLTVSTQPWRTGVRVSFTDTGPGMDPETLRQIFDPFFTTKKVGEGTGLGLAICYTILEKLGGRIDVQSELGHGTTFNIFLPAEPPQLAPEESAEA from the coding sequence ATGTCGTCCACCGTGCCTGCATCCCACAGAGGCTACAGGGCCATATATCGCCGTTTGCTGATAACTCTGCTGCTCATGGCGCTCACGCCGCTGGTCGCTTTGGGGATATTTTGTCTGGACAGGCTCAGCGCCATCTATGACGAAAAAATCACTGCAGGCATCGAGGCTGTCATCAGCAGCAAGCACCGCGCCCTTGATACCTTCATGGTAGAGCGCATCGCGCAGGTCAAAAACCTGGCCTTCACCCATCCGTATTCTGATCTCAGCAATTCCGCGCGCCTGAGCGAAATTTTCAGCGTGATGCAGAGCAACAGCCGTTCGTTTGTTGATCTGGGCATTATCGGTATGGATGGCCGCCATGTATCCTATGTGGGGCCGTTTGACCTGCGGGACGCCAATTATTCCGAGGCCCCCTGGTTCTCGGAGGTGTTGCGCAAGGGCGTGTACGTCAGCAATGTATTCATGGGCTATCGCCATGTGCCGCACTTTATCATTGCCGTGCTGCGGCACGAGGGCGGGCGCACCTATATCATGCGCGCCACCATCGACATGGACGCCATTGACGCACTGCTGCGGCGCATATACTCCGGCCCGCACAGTGACGCATTTATCGTTAGCAATACCGGAGTATTGCAAACTAGTTCACGATTCTATGGCCCTATCATGGGGAACTTTACCCCGCCGCAGGAGGATCTGACCCGCAACAATGTGGTGACCATGCGCACGGTCATTCCCAGCGGGGAAGAAATGGTGGTGGCCATGATGCGGCTGGATTCCATGCCGTGGGTGCTGGTGGTCATGGATGATGTGCGCGACAGCCTCAAGCCTCTGCGGCAGCTCAAGGCGCTGATACTCTTCTTTACCCTGCTTGGCGGCGCGCTGACCTGCATGGGCGCGGAGCTGTGCACCCGGCGGCTTGTGGCTTCGCTTGAAGCCTCGGATCAGAAGCAGGCCCACATTGACGCGCGCATGCTGCAGTCAAGCAAGATGGCCGCTCTGGGCAAGATGGCGGCTGGCGTGGCGCACGAGGTCAACAATCCCCTGATGCTCATTCAGGAAAACGCGGGCTGGATACGTGACCTGCTGGACGATGAAGACCCGTCAACCATGAAGAATTACAAAGAAATTTTTGATAGTACAGAAAAAATCGAGCAGCACGTCAAGCGCGCCAAGGGCATAACCCAGCGCATGCTGGGCTTTGGGCGGCGCATGAATCCGGGCCGTACGGAAATTCTTATCAGTTCCCTGGCCGATCAGGCCGTGGAAATGCTTAAAACCGAAGCCGCCAACCGCAATATCGCCATCGTGCGGCAGTACGATGCGCATGTTCCCGTAATTTTGTCCGACCCGGCCCAGCTTGAACAGATATTCATCAATGTGATAGACAATGCCATTGATGCCATGGGCAAGAATGGCACCCTGACCGTCAGCACGCAGCCCTGGCGTACCGGAGTGCGCGTTTCCTTTACCGATACCGGGCCGGGCATGGATCCGGAAACCCTGCGGCAGATTTTCGACCCCTTCTTTACCACCAAGAAGGTGGGCGAGGGCACGGGGCTTGGCCTTGCCATCTGCTACACAATTCTTGAAAAGCTCGGTGGGCGCATAGACGTGCAGAGCGAACTTGGGCACGGCACCACATTCAATATTTTTCTGCCTGCGGAACCGCCGCAGCTCGCGCCTGAAGAAAGCGCAGAAGCATAA
- a CDS encoding response regulator — protein sequence MRALFVDDEVEFLELMEKRLTRRGMEVVTAPDGQSALDLLDQALQSGETFHIVVMDVRMPGMDGLETLRHMKEKAPNLPVILLTGHACMGVAVQGLDLGAYDYMLKPVAISELIIKMEEAARSAM from the coding sequence ATGCGCGCATTGTTTGTGGACGACGAAGTGGAATTTCTGGAACTGATGGAAAAACGCCTTACCCGGCGAGGTATGGAAGTTGTAACCGCGCCCGATGGTCAGTCGGCCCTTGATCTGCTGGATCAGGCCCTGCAATCGGGCGAGACGTTCCATATTGTGGTCATGGATGTGCGCATGCCCGGCATGGATGGTCTGGAAACCCTGCGTCACATGAAGGAAAAAGCCCCCAACCTGCCCGTTATTCTGCTTACGGGGCATGCCTGCATGGGCGTGGCCGTGCAGGGGCTTGATCTTGGCGCGTATGACTACATGCTCAAGCCCGTGGCCATCAGCGAGCTGATCATTAAGATGGAGGAAGCGGCCCGGTCCGCTATGTGA
- a CDS encoding PEP/pyruvate-binding domain-containing protein yields the protein MTVFDCLRKWLVRDGSDEPDAEQLAREEAFKAHLRERCARFRRLLSSNKTALEAMSDVEEHLSGARPFGMDYVHAVSTRAVTAVFQMVRDLNALSDEGYEPLQQAFDRIREQMQNLLEDQPHQDGPNIMPLGDIRLHHITLVGGKMANLGEVAAHAGLDVPDGFAVTVSAYYRFMEYTGLHSELNRRIQATDMHSLDEVFSLSAALQQAVLSAPLPPELEQEITEAVAAMQRRAGPGLALALRSSAVGEDSLGVSFAGQYRSELNVPPEEACEVWKEIIASKYAVTAMSYRYQHGIPDDAAPMCVGVLAMVPAAAGGVAYSRDPVAAARGQEQVLLNAVPGLPQAVVDGAVTPDVFIFTRTNPPQPISKTLAGLAGVPASLTDAQAADLAQVALALEEYYAEPQDVEWALDSRNGRIVVLQSRPLHAADAATENRADVADGAAVGPGECKILAENLPEGLSMLACGGVAVSPGVGMGPVFVARKEADMLSFPKGGILVVERALPRWAPLLSRASGMVSETGGMAGHLASVAREYRLPAVFSLPNACSLLDNAGDATLDAVRCAVFAGLNPELAAQVSEPPNLMEGSPVHQRLEALATLMVPLHLLDPESPEFAPEHCQTLHDITRFCHEKSVQLMFEDGSDVNQRMGKQLKAGVKLQYWIVDMGDGFRRYVGGAVVDIADIASTPMLALWDGMVAVPWAGPPAASASGFMTVMLESTMNPDLESTAPNAMSNKNFFIISDNYMILQARYGYHFCTVESLAGANNHENFVSFQFKGGAADRQRRRLRARMVADLLEAHGFRADVKDDSLFAVAENFPAADILQKTRMLGYLLIHTRQVDMIMLEQERAAALREKLGGDMASLLDRPLPPGC from the coding sequence ATGACGGTGTTCGACTGCCTGCGAAAGTGGCTGGTGCGCGATGGCTCGGATGAGCCGGACGCGGAACAGCTTGCGCGTGAGGAGGCTTTCAAGGCCCACCTGAGGGAGCGTTGCGCGCGCTTCCGCCGCTTGTTGTCGTCCAACAAGACAGCCCTTGAGGCCATGAGTGATGTGGAGGAGCACCTCTCCGGCGCGCGGCCTTTTGGCATGGATTACGTGCATGCCGTAAGCACTCGCGCCGTAACGGCGGTTTTTCAGATGGTGCGCGACCTCAACGCGCTTTCAGATGAAGGCTACGAGCCTTTGCAGCAGGCCTTTGACCGCATTCGTGAGCAGATGCAGAATCTGCTCGAAGATCAGCCGCATCAGGATGGCCCCAATATCATGCCGCTTGGCGATATCCGCCTGCACCACATCACCCTTGTGGGCGGCAAGATGGCCAATCTGGGTGAAGTGGCGGCCCATGCAGGGTTGGACGTGCCTGATGGTTTTGCCGTGACGGTCAGCGCCTACTATCGTTTTATGGAATACACCGGCCTGCACAGCGAACTGAACCGCCGCATTCAGGCTACGGATATGCACAGCCTGGATGAAGTTTTCAGTCTTTCTGCGGCATTGCAGCAGGCCGTACTCAGCGCGCCGTTGCCGCCGGAGCTGGAGCAGGAAATTACCGAGGCCGTGGCCGCCATGCAGCGCCGGGCTGGGCCGGGTCTTGCCCTTGCACTGCGCAGCAGCGCCGTGGGCGAAGATTCGCTTGGTGTCTCCTTTGCCGGGCAGTACCGCTCCGAACTTAACGTGCCGCCGGAAGAAGCCTGCGAGGTCTGGAAAGAAATTATCGCCAGCAAGTATGCCGTAACAGCCATGAGCTATCGGTATCAGCACGGCATCCCTGATGATGCTGCGCCCATGTGCGTGGGCGTGCTTGCCATGGTGCCAGCCGCCGCTGGCGGCGTGGCCTACAGCCGTGATCCTGTGGCTGCCGCGCGCGGGCAGGAGCAGGTGCTGCTCAATGCCGTGCCGGGCCTGCCCCAGGCCGTGGTGGACGGCGCGGTTACACCTGATGTTTTTATTTTTACCCGCACCAATCCGCCGCAGCCCATAAGCAAGACTCTTGCAGGGCTTGCTGGCGTGCCAGCCAGCCTCACCGATGCACAGGCCGCAGACCTTGCCCAGGTTGCGCTGGCGCTGGAAGAATACTACGCCGAGCCGCAGGATGTGGAGTGGGCGCTTGATTCCCGCAACGGGCGTATTGTGGTGCTGCAAAGCCGCCCCCTGCACGCGGCAGATGCCGCCACGGAAAACCGGGCCGATGTTGCTGACGGCGCAGCTGTCGGGCCGGGCGAGTGTAAAATTTTGGCGGAAAACCTGCCCGAAGGCCTTTCCATGCTGGCTTGCGGCGGCGTTGCCGTAAGCCCCGGCGTGGGTATGGGGCCTGTGTTTGTTGCCCGTAAGGAAGCGGACATGCTTTCCTTCCCCAAGGGTGGCATTCTGGTGGTTGAGCGGGCCTTGCCGCGCTGGGCACCTCTGCTTTCCCGCGCGTCTGGCATGGTCAGCGAAACGGGCGGCATGGCGGGGCATCTGGCCTCTGTAGCGCGCGAGTACCGCCTGCCCGCCGTGTTCAGCCTGCCTAATGCCTGTAGCCTGTTGGACAATGCCGGGGACGCCACCCTGGATGCCGTGCGCTGCGCCGTGTTTGCGGGGCTGAATCCCGAGCTTGCCGCCCAGGTGTCGGAGCCGCCAAATCTTATGGAAGGCAGCCCGGTGCATCAGCGGCTTGAGGCCTTGGCGACCCTGATGGTTCCCCTGCATCTGCTGGACCCGGAATCACCGGAGTTTGCGCCGGAACATTGTCAGACCCTGCACGACATCACCCGCTTTTGCCACGAAAAATCCGTACAGCTCATGTTTGAGGATGGCTCAGACGTCAACCAGCGCATGGGCAAGCAGCTCAAGGCCGGGGTCAAGCTTCAGTACTGGATTGTGGACATGGGCGACGGTTTCAGGCGGTATGTGGGCGGCGCGGTGGTGGATATCGCCGATATCGCCAGTACGCCCATGCTGGCGCTGTGGGACGGCATGGTTGCCGTGCCATGGGCCGGGCCGCCTGCGGCAAGCGCCTCTGGCTTCATGACCGTGATGCTTGAAAGCACCATGAATCCGGATCTGGAAAGCACAGCGCCCAATGCCATGTCCAACAAAAACTTTTTTATCATTTCTGATAATTACATGATTTTGCAGGCCCGCTACGGCTACCACTTCTGCACGGTGGAAAGTCTGGCTGGCGCAAATAACCATGAAAATTTTGTGAGCTTCCAGTTCAAGGGAGGTGCTGCCGACCGGCAGCGCCGCCGCCTGCGCGCCCGCATGGTGGCCGACCTGCTGGAGGCGCACGGCTTCCGCGCTGATGTGAAGGATGATTCGCTCTTTGCGGTGGCGGAAAACTTCCCCGCTGCCGATATTCTGCAAAAAACCCGTATGCTCGGCTATCTGCTCATCCATACCCGACAAGTGGACATGATCATGCTGGAGCAGGAGCGCGCCGCAGCCTTAAGGGAAAAACTGGGCGGCGACATGGCCTCGTTGCTCGACAGACCTTTGCCGCCGGGCTGTTAG
- a CDS encoding D-glycerate dehydrogenase — protein sequence MSRPRIFVPRTVVPEALELLQTRCDVEMGPSGGLPHEKLVEAVRGCDGVLSPVVALPADVIDAMALTCKIISCFGVGFDHVDIAAATRNGIWVTHNPGFVTDDTADMAFALMLGVARKLRDCDAFVRSGEKPWPMTVNLGLRVSGKTLGLVGSGRIAQAVAARAAGFGMSLLYTARHRNENFEASTGAHYVSKDDLLRQSDFVSLHMPLTPETEKYIGSRELELMQPHAILINTARGKVVDEAALASALKNGVIAGAGLDVFENEPLVLPALCELPNVLMTPHKGAATMDGFRNMGRSSAEKIFAALDGKLPANCLNPEARQV from the coding sequence ATGAGCAGACCAAGAATTTTTGTTCCGCGCACGGTGGTGCCCGAGGCCCTTGAATTGCTGCAGACCCGTTGTGATGTGGAGATGGGTCCCAGTGGCGGCTTGCCGCACGAAAAGCTGGTTGAAGCGGTGCGCGGCTGCGATGGCGTTCTTTCTCCGGTGGTGGCCTTGCCCGCAGATGTTATTGATGCCATGGCCCTGACCTGCAAGATCATTTCGTGCTTTGGCGTCGGCTTTGATCATGTGGATATTGCCGCTGCCACCCGCAACGGTATATGGGTGACGCACAATCCCGGCTTTGTCACTGATGACACTGCCGATATGGCCTTTGCGCTCATGCTCGGCGTGGCCCGCAAACTGCGCGACTGCGATGCTTTTGTGCGTAGTGGCGAAAAGCCATGGCCCATGACTGTCAATCTGGGCTTGCGGGTATCGGGCAAAACGCTGGGCCTCGTGGGCAGCGGGCGCATTGCCCAAGCCGTGGCCGCACGGGCTGCAGGCTTTGGCATGTCGCTGCTCTACACCGCGCGGCACCGCAACGAGAACTTTGAGGCGAGTACGGGCGCACACTATGTCAGCAAGGATGATCTGCTGCGACAGTCCGACTTTGTCAGCCTGCACATGCCGCTGACGCCGGAAACGGAAAAATATATAGGCAGCAGGGAGCTTGAACTCATGCAGCCTCATGCCATCCTCATCAATACCGCACGTGGCAAGGTGGTGGACGAGGCCGCGCTTGCCAGTGCCCTAAAAAACGGCGTGATAGCCGGGGCAGGGCTGGACGTGTTTGAAAACGAACCGCTGGTGCTTCCTGCTCTCTGTGAGCTGCCCAACGTGCTGATGACGCCGCACAAGGGTGCGGCGACTATGGACGGATTCAGAAATATGGGACGCAGCAGCGCAGAAAAGATTTTTGCAGCCCTGGACGGCAAGCTGCCAGCCAACTGCCTCAACCCCGAAGCACGGCAGGTATAG
- the groL gene encoding chaperonin GroEL (60 kDa chaperone family; promotes refolding of misfolded polypeptides especially under stressful conditions; forms two stacked rings of heptamers to form a barrel-shaped 14mer; ends can be capped by GroES; misfolded proteins enter the barrel where they are refolded when GroES binds) — MSAKEILFDVKAREKLARGVDKLANAVKVTLGPKGRNVAIEKSFGAPVITKDGVTVAKEIELTDKFENMGAQLVKEVASKTSDAAGDGTTTATILAQAIYREGTKLVAAGRNPMAIKRGVDKAVEALIAELANLAKPTRDQKEIAQIGTISANSDATIGNIIAEAMSKVGKEGVITVEEAKGLETTMDVVEGMRFDRGYLSPYFVTNTEKMVCEMDNPYILYTEKKISSMKDMLPVLEQVAKVNRPLMIIAEDVEGEALATLVVNKLRGALQVVAVKAPGFGDRRKAMLQDIAVLTGGQVASDDTGSKLESMTLAELGTAKRIVIDKENTTIVDGAGKGDDIKARVKQIRAQIEDSTSDYDREKLQERLAKLVGGVAVVHVGAATEVEMKEKKDRVEDALNATRAAVEEGIVPGGGTALIRVSKVLNDIKPADDDELAGVNIIRRSIEEPLRQIAHNAGFEGSIVVEKVRLGKDGFGFNAATGEYEDLIKAGVIDPKKVTRTALQNAASVAALLLTTECAIAEKPEPKGAAPAMPDMGGMGGMGGMGGMY, encoded by the coding sequence ATGTCCGCTAAAGAAATTCTTTTTGACGTTAAAGCCCGTGAAAAACTTGCCCGTGGCGTCGACAAGCTCGCCAATGCCGTTAAAGTGACCCTTGGCCCCAAGGGCCGCAATGTTGCCATTGAAAAGTCCTTCGGCGCTCCCGTCATCACCAAGGACGGCGTGACCGTGGCCAAGGAAATCGAACTGACCGACAAGTTCGAAAACATGGGCGCCCAGCTCGTCAAGGAAGTGGCCTCCAAGACCTCTGACGCCGCTGGCGACGGTACCACCACCGCCACCATTCTGGCCCAGGCCATCTACCGCGAAGGCACCAAGCTTGTGGCCGCTGGCCGCAACCCCATGGCCATCAAGCGCGGCGTGGACAAAGCTGTTGAAGCCCTGATCGCCGAACTTGCCAACCTGGCCAAGCCCACCCGCGACCAGAAGGAAATTGCCCAGATCGGCACCATTTCCGCCAACTCTGATGCCACCATCGGCAACATCATCGCCGAAGCCATGTCCAAAGTGGGCAAGGAAGGCGTGATCACCGTTGAGGAAGCCAAGGGTCTGGAAACCACCATGGACGTGGTGGAAGGCATGCGCTTTGACCGCGGCTACCTCTCCCCCTATTTCGTGACCAACACCGAAAAGATGGTCTGCGAAATGGACAATCCTTACATCCTCTACACCGAGAAGAAAATCTCCAGCATGAAAGACATGCTGCCCGTGCTCGAGCAGGTTGCCAAGGTGAACCGTCCGCTCATGATCATCGCTGAAGACGTGGAAGGCGAAGCCCTTGCCACCCTGGTGGTCAACAAGCTGCGCGGCGCCCTGCAGGTTGTGGCCGTGAAGGCCCCCGGCTTCGGTGACCGCCGCAAGGCCATGCTTCAGGACATCGCCGTGCTGACCGGCGGCCAGGTGGCTTCTGACGACACCGGCTCCAAGCTTGAAAGCATGACCCTTGCCGAACTTGGCACCGCCAAGCGCATTGTCATCGACAAGGAAAACACCACCATCGTTGACGGCGCTGGCAAGGGCGACGACATCAAAGCCCGCGTGAAGCAGATCCGCGCCCAGATCGAAGACAGCACCTCTGACTACGACCGCGAAAAGCTCCAGGAACGCCTGGCCAAGCTCGTGGGCGGCGTGGCCGTTGTGCATGTGGGCGCTGCCACCGAAGTGGAAATGAAAGAAAAGAAAGACCGCGTTGAAGACGCTCTGAACGCCACCCGCGCTGCCGTTGAAGAAGGCATCGTGCCTGGCGGCGGCACTGCGCTGATCCGCGTTTCCAAGGTGCTGAACGACATCAAGCCCGCCGACGACGACGAACTTGCTGGAGTAAACATCATTCGCCGCTCCATTGAAGAACCCCTGCGCCAGATCGCCCACAATGCCGGCTTTGAAGGCTCCATCGTGGTCGAAAAGGTTCGCCTGGGCAAGGACGGCTTCGGCTTCAACGCCGCCACCGGCGAATACGAAGACCTCATCAAGGCTGGCGTTATCGACCCCAAAAAGGTTACCCGTACAGCCCTGCAGAACGCCGCTTCCGTGGCCGCCCTGCTGCTGACCACCGAATGCGCCATTGCTGAAAAGCCCGAACCCAAGGGTGCGGCTCCTGCCATGCCCGACATGGGTGGCATGGGCGGCATGGGTGGCATGGGCGGCATGTACTAA
- the groES gene encoding co-chaperone GroES: MKLKPLNDRVLVKRLESEEKTAGGLFIPDTAKEKPSKGQVVAAGPGKAGENGERVALAVKAGDMVLFNKYAGTEVKLDGVDHLVMREEDILAIID; this comes from the coding sequence ATGAAGCTGAAGCCCCTTAACGACCGTGTGCTGGTCAAACGCCTTGAATCCGAAGAAAAGACCGCCGGTGGCCTGTTTATCCCTGATACGGCCAAAGAAAAGCCTTCCAAGGGTCAGGTTGTTGCTGCCGGTCCCGGCAAAGCTGGGGAAAATGGCGAACGCGTCGCTCTGGCTGTGAAAGCGGGCGACATGGTGCTGTTCAACAAGTATGCCGGCACCGAAGTCAAGCTGGACGGCGTTGATCACCTTGTGATGCGCGAAGAAGACATTCTCGCCATTATTGACTAA